GTTTTAGAATGAACAAAGAATTAAGTTATCCTCCTGTTTTATTACTCTTACTTGTGGGATTAATGTTGGTTATAAGTGCTTGTGATACAGCGCTAAGTCCGAGAACAAAAGGATATCCTCGAATTTATTTCCCTGAAAAAGTGTATGATATCTTTGATTCAGCGCAGTGCGGTTATACTTTTTCAAAACCGACTTATGCCAAAATGCAGAAAGATCCTGCATATACCGACAACCAGCCTTGTTGGTACAATCTTAATTTTGTGCCTTTTAATGCAACCTTGCATATTAGTTATCATGAATATACTACACCTCAAGAGTATGATTCTTTGTATGAAGATACACATAAGTTGGTGTATAAACACATAATAAGAGCTGATGATATAGAAGAGATTGAAATTGGTTCTAAGAGTGATAGTATCAGCGGGATGATTTTTCAACTACGAGGGAACACTGCAACCAATATCAACTTTTTCCTCACTGACAATAGCCACCGATACTTTAGGGGAGCGTTATATTTTAATACTCAAACAGAGCCGGACTCAATTGCACCGGTATATCAATTTATTCAAGACGATATTTATCATATAATTTCAACCTTTAAATGGAAATGACCGAAAAGACAACAAATGATATATTGGTAAGGGTTGTTGCACAATACGAGCCTAATATGTCAGTTCCACATCAAAATGAATTTATTTTTTCGTATATGATCACGATTGAAAATAAATCACCATTCAGGGTGCAATTGCTTAGACGAAAGTGGAATATACTTGACTATATCACAGTCAATCCAATACAGAGATTGGTTGAAGGAGAAGGAGTGGTGGGAGAAACGCCCGTTTTAGAACCGGAAGACGTTTATACTTATACATCATTTTGTCGGTTAAACTCTACGAAAGGAGAAATGTCAGGAGTTTATACTTTCTTCAATTTTTCTGAATATGAGGAATTTGAAGTAGAAATTCCTTCATTTGTAATAATTACGCCTTGGGTACAGAATTAATCTGTCCTTGTTTTATCTGCCTGCAATGCAACTTATTTCAACTCTTGCCCCTGCGGGTAACGCTGCCACTTGTACTGTTTCTCTTGCAGGAAACATTCCGTCAAAATAGCCTGCATATACTTTGTTTACTTCCTGAAAAGTGCTCATGCTGGTAATGAAAATTGTTGTCTTAATGATTTCATTAAAACTGAGTCCGGCTTCTGTTAAAATGGCTTTTAGATTTTGCATAACTTGCTCTGTTTCTGCTATAATACTGTCTTGTACCATTTTGCCGGTTGCTGGATTTAAAGGAATTTGGCCGGAAACAAAAACTAACCCGTTCAATTCTCTAGCATGACTATAAGGTCCAATTGGAGCTGGTGCATTGGGTGATGTAATTACTTTGTGTGTCATAATATTCTTCTTGTTGAATTTTCTTGCTGTTTTAACGTTAATTTTGCCCACGTACTTTTACTAACCTGAATGAATATTGCAATCATAGGAACAGAAAAACTTTGTGAAGAACTAATTATCGTTATTTCGCAAGGCAATAATACTAGAATATTTGAAATTGATAAAATCCCTTCAAATGAAAGTTTTGATATATTAATTGACCTTGATTTTGATAAAGACACGCACAAGCATTGGCAATATTTAAACAAAGTTAATGCAAGTGTTTTTTTGTTGGGAGCAACCTTTATCCAACTCTCATCCATTCATTTTGACACAAAACGTAATCAAGTATTTGGTATTTGTGCACTACCGACCCTGCTTCCAAGAACAACGTTGGAATATTCCTCTGCTGCAGGAATTAATTTGCCGGAGAATGTGGTTCACTCATTAAATTTTAAGGAGGCTTTAAGGGTAGATGATAGGGTGGGAATGGTTACACCCCGTGTAGTTTGTATGATTATTAATGAGGCATATTATACTGTTCAGGAAGGTACTGCTAGCAGAAGTGATGTTGATTTGGGGATGAAGTTGGGCACTGCTTATCCTTTGGGTCCTTTTGAATGGGCAAAGAAAATAGGGGAATACAATGTCTATGCTTTGCTCAAAGCAGTTTATGAGGATACTATGGATGAGAGATATAAAATATGTAATCTGCTGAAAACCGAAGCATTAAAAGTGTCTTAGTGTGAAAAAGATTGGATTATTCTTTGGTTCGTTTAATCCCATTCATGTTGGACATCTCGCTATTGCAGAATATATGCTTCAAACGTTAAGTTTAGATTCAATTCTATTTATTGTTTCTCCTCAAAATCCCTTTAAATCATTAAAAGATTTGTGGTCAGAGCACAAGCGTTTTATGCTTGTTCAAAAAGCAGTTGAATATAATTCTAAATTTATTGCATCTGATATAGAGTTTAAATTGCCAAAACCCTCTTATACTTTTTTAACATTAGAGAAATTAAAGCAACGTTATCCGCAAGCGAAATTTTATATTATTATAGGTTCGGATAATTTAACCAGATTAATGGAGTGGAAACAAATTGATGAAATTTTACAACAGCATTCTATTGAAATATACCAACGTCCCGGGACAGAGAATCTTACTAGTCTCCATCCCAACATTCATATACATTCTACTCCAATGCTTTCGGTTTCTTCAACAGAAATTCGCAATTTGTTGGCAGCAGGTAAATCGGTAAAAGGATTAATGCCGGAGTCGATTTTGCATTTATTGCAATAAAAAAATCCTGCCCGAATATATCGAACAGGATTTGAAAAAATATAATTAGTATTCGTTAATCAACTAATACCCCAACTACTTCAGTTTCGCCTTTTGTGTTCTTACCCTCTATTAAAACACCACCTTTTTTATTCTGTAAAATAGCAATTGCATTGGTTACAGAGTAAACTTTGGTTTTGTCAATAGAAGTAATCACAAAGCCCTTGCTTAATTTCCCTGAAAATGCACCTTTTTTCACATCTACAACCTTTACACCATTGCTGATATTTAACCTGGCAAGTTCTTGTTTATCGATGTTTTCTAAAACCAAGCCTAATGCTTCATTCTTGTTTTGTGAGGCAAATACTTGCGGTTTATTATTACCATCCTTGTTAAGTAAGGTAGCGTACAATGTTTTGTTTTCACCATTTCTGTTAATCAAGAGTTCAATTTTATCACCTGGACGGTATTTGCCAATCTCTTCTTGTAGTGATGAGCTGGAATTGACTTCCTTCTTATTCACTTTAAGGATGATATCACCTGATTTAATACCGGCTTTTTGTGCAGCACTATTGTCAACGACATCATGAACATAAACACCTTTAAGTCCTTTAATATGTTCTTTCTCTGCAAGCTCACTTGTGATGTCTTGGATGGAAACACCAAGTAAACCTCTTTGTACTCCACCAAATTCTTTGATGTCATCTAAGACTTTCTTTGCCAAATTGATAGGTATTGCAAAACCATACCCAATAAAACTTCCGGTTTGAGAGGCTATTGCAGTGTTTATTCCGATGAGTTCTCCTTTAGTATTTACTAAAGCTCCACCACTATTGCCGGGGTTAATTGCCGCATCAGTTTGAATAAAATTTTCAATTGCATATTGATTGTTATTTGTTCTCAACAGATTGAGACTTCTACCTTTAGCAGAAACAATACCTGCAGTAACAGTAGAACTTAGGTTCATTGGGTTTCCAACGGCAATTACCCATTCGCCAACTTTCATTGAGTCTGAATTTCCGGTAGGCATAAAAGGAAGTTCTTTCTCATTAATTTTTAATAATGCCAAATCAGTCGTTGGGTCAGTGCCAACAAGGTCGGCTATATAAGTTCTTTTATCATTTAGAGTTACCTCAATTTTGTCTGCGTCCTGAACAACGTGATTATTTGTTGCTATATAGCCATCTGCAGTCAGAATGACACCTGAACCACTGGCTCCTTGCGGCCCTTGTGGCATATCAAACTTAAATCCATGTTCTCCAAAAAAATCAAAAAAATCAGGGAAGGGAGAAGCACCTCCGGGACCTTGCCTGTTTGCTTGGTTGGAAGTAATCGTAGTTTTTATATAAACTACACTAGGGGTGGCTAATTCTGCAGCTTGTACAAAGTCAATGCTGTTGCCGGTCTGGGCATCTCTCAATGCAGCAAACGCCATTGCGCGTTGTTCATTGTTGAGCTCAACTGCGCTACTACTGCTTGGTTTAGAAACATAAGTGTAAATACCAATGGCTACTAATCCACCAATGGTCCCTACTGCAAGTAAACTTAATATTTTTTTCATTGTCTTATTCTTTAATGTTGTTTGAACGCCCAAATTTATTCAAAAATTATTCCTTTATTAATTCGTTCGTGGGTAAAAACCAACCTTTTAAAATAATTTACCTTGATATTGCCATAACTGTTTCCTTGTTTACCTTTGTCGGTTAATTGGAATAAAATCTAAACTGCAATGCTTTTTGAAAAAAAAATCAGTGAAAAGAAATTGTTTGAGGAGTTGAAAGCGGGCAATGACAAAGCATTGATTCAGTTATATAATGACAATTATACTATGGTTCGAAATTACATCATGCGAAACAATGGGAAAACTGAGGACGTAGAAGATGTGTTGCAAGAAGCTGTTGTTGTAGTTTGGGAGAATGTGAGAAAAAAAGAATTTGAGTTGTCGTCCCTTTTGTCAACATATTTAATGGGTATTGTCAAAAATATGTGGCTGAAAAAATTAAGTAAAGCTGCAAGAATTGACTTTGATAACGATAAAGTAACCGCACTCAGGAAGGGCTATCACCAAGAGTTTGGCAATGAGAAGTTAAGGGTTGTTGGGCTAATGATGGACAGATTGGATGAAGGGTGTCGCCAGATTTTAACCCTCTTTTATTTCAAGGATTTGGAAACACAAAAGATTGCTGAGATTATGCAATTTGCAAATTCAGATGTGGTCAAAAGCAAGAAGTACCAGTGTTTTAAAAAACTTCAAGCATTGTTTGAAGAGAATTATAATAGTGCTGATTTCTTTGATTGAATATGGAGCTTACAGAAAAGGATATAGAATTGTTTGATAGGTACATTAAGGGAATATTGACCCAAGATGAATTAATTGCGTTTGAACAAAAACTGCAACAAGATGCAACGTTGAAACAGCATTTTGAGCTATATTCTACGCTGGTTTCAGGAATCCAATTCAAGGCAAGGGAAGAGTTGAAAAAGAAAATTGCTGCCGAAGGGGAAGTAAAATACATTCAGAATATTTGGGGCAAAAAAGGAACTATGGCTGCCGCTGCTGTTCTTGTTTTTTTTATCGGGCTGTATTTTGTTTTTGAAAGTAATCTGTTTAAACAGCAAAATAAAGCAACTGATTCCGAACAAAGTATTGCAATGCAAGATGATACTAAGCCGGCAAATAAGCCTTCCTTCAAGAAAACACACATAGAGAAACCTAATGCTGCCGAACAATCATCTGACTCAGTTTTAAACTCGGATTCATTTTCAACAGATGTTGCTGACACGACTGATTTTGCAATTGCTATGTTAGACGAAAAGTCTGTCCCTGCTGATGATGTAGAGGAAGATTCTTCTCCTGTTGATATTGCCGGTGGAGTGTCTGTTCGCAAAGAGGTGTATGCTGCACCTTCTGCTGCCAATGATGACTTTAAGGTTATGTCAGGGCAATTGCTGGTAGATTCTTTCTTTGCAGCATTGCGTATAGATGAAGAACAGTTTGTTTTAAATAATAAAATGGATGAAGAGGATTTGAGGTATGCAAATATTCACATTCAGTTCTGGAAGTCTCCATTAAACTCAAAGGTTTATTCTTTTGCCATAAAAAATGAAGTTCCAACATTAGCTATTTATGGGATAAACCCAACGGATGTAGGAAGGTCATTCTATAATGAAAACAAAGAGGTAATTTTAATAGTGAATAAACAAGCCTATAAATTTAGTATGAACAGAGGCGCTTTCCAGCCTCTATCAACGGTATCAGACCAACATTTACTCAACGCACTTATCCATTTCCATGAAGATTGATTTTGTTAAATACCAAGGTACCGGTAATGATTTTGTAATTATTGATAACCGTCTTAAACAATATTCAAAATTGCCGTTTAAGAAACTGTGTGACAGGCGTTTTGGGATAGGAGCGGATGGACTCATGTTGTTGGAACAAGTTACAGGATATGATTTTAAAATGGTTTACTATAATTCTGACGGCAATGAAAGTACAATGTGCGGAAATGGAGGTAGATGTTTGACAGCTTTTGCCCATAAACTTGGATTAGGAAAAAATGGAAGATTTCATTTTCTGGCTATTGATGGAGAACATCAAGCAATTGTTTTGCCTCATAATATTGTTTCACTCAAAATGAATGATGTTACATGTATCAAAAATGAAAAATCGGATTTTACCTTAGATACAGGTTCTCCTCATTATACTCGTTTTGTTAATGATGTTCAATCAATTGATTTGCTTAATGAAGCACGCGCAGTGCGTTATTCATCACCTTATTCTGAAAAAGGCATTAATGTGAATTTTATTCAAATACAAAACCACAACGAACTTGCTGTGCGTACATACGAGCGCGGTGTTGAAGACGAAACATTAAGTTGCGGTACGGGTGTAACTGCTTGTGCGATTGCGTATGCAGAGAAAAGTGGTTTGCCAAATGGTGCAAACGAAGTTCATATTCATACACCGGGAGGACAATTAATGGTTTCATTTCATAAAGCTGAAAATAAGTATGAAGAAATCTGGTTAACAGGTCCTGCCACTGAAGTATTCAGTGGTGTAATTGAAATATAAAATTTTAGATGCTTTTAAAGCAAGTATTAATTAGGGTTATTGAACTCCGGTATCTAAGATGGTAAACTCAACTCTTCTATTGAGTGCACGATTTTCTGCATTGGTGTTTTCAACTACAGGTTTGCTTTCTCCATATCCTTTTGCAACAATTCTATCAGCATTGATACCTTTTGATATTAGATACTCTCTCACGGCATTTGCTCTTCGCTCAGATAATTTCTGATTGTAACTGTCTGAACCAACATCATCAGTATGTCCTGAAATTTCAATTTTGATTTTGTTGTTTTTCTGTAATAGAATTACAAGTTTATCTAATTCGGTAAAGGATGCCGACAGTAATTCAGACTTGTCTGTCTCAAAGAATATATTGTTTAGACGTACTGTTGCGTCTTTCTCAATTGGAGTAAGCGCAAAGTCTTGCCTGATTTTGCCGAAATCCTTCAAATCAGTAGTATTTAAACTATGACTTTCCCCAATAAATCCATCTGCATTTGCATCAAAGGCATAATAAATTCCTTTGCGTAAAATAATTGAGTATTCACCCGTTTCAGCGTTTGAGAGAGCGGTACCAATTACTTGTCCTGAATAGATGTCATAATACTTGATTTCTGCTTGTATGGTTGCATTATTCTTTTTATTGGTTGTTACGCCATTGATAATAATAACAGGTTCTGGCATAATATCTTCCTCTACCGGAATAGTCGCAGGCGGAGGTGTAATTTGAACAAAGGTAATGCTGTCTTGTTCCGGAATACTGTCAGATTCAGGTATCTCAATGCTAGGCATTTCAATAGGTTTAGGTGGCTCTATATAAAGTTCAGAGGTGTAAATATTAGTATGTGTTTCATCCTCCCATCTCACAAAATAAAACCTGCCTGCACTGGCATCTATCACAAAACTATTCTCATGTTCAGAAGAGTTGATGGAGTTGCCTAAATTGACAGGTTCACTCCAATTTGTCCAAGTGTCATCTAAACGTTTGGTTACATAAATATCACCTTGGCCAAAACCGATTTTGCCGGAAGATGAAAAATAAAGAGTTTTGTTATCAGAAGCCAAATAGCAAGGAGTTTCGGTTCCTAAAGAGTTAATATCAAAGCCCATGTGTTTGAATGGAGACCAATTGCCGCGTTCGTCCTTAATCGAAACGTATAAGTCTTCTTTATATCTGTCTCCGCGATCACTTTTTTCTTTATAGCCAAGTATAATGATGTTGCCATCGTAACTCATCACATAGTCAATGAAAATGCCTCCATTCTTGTAATTTTTGATTGTCTCTTTATCATACTTCCATTTTGGCTTGCCAAAGATTGACTTGCCTAAATATGTCTTATAAAATTCAAATTTATTGAGCTTCATGTCAGAAACATAACCTATGTTGTTATCTTGACTAATTCCTATCAAACCGCAGGTTCTTGATTTTCCTTTAGGTAGATTAAATACGCTTGGTTCTACCTTAATAATTTGACGTTCACTACTGAGGTCTGCTCTATAAATCTGTTCATTTCTGTTTTCCATGTGTGAGAAATAGAGATAGTTGTTGTCAGCTGAAAGAATCAAGCCGGCCGGGTTTTTTTCTCCATTAATGTCATCATTTAACTTGGCAACATTCTCGGCAAATAGCTTTCTCTTAGGTAAGTTCACAACCGGATAATAGTCTGTGGTTGAATTTGTCAAGCATACTCCCCCAAATTGATTAACGCCATCAACTGCTGCGTAATCTACATAGAGCCAAACATCTGTAATGTTTGGAATGGTATCAAAATGATAGTATTTTACAGTATATTTTGCTTCGGTAGGTGTAGCCTTTCCTTCCCATACAACCTTTTTAATTGTTTTGCCTTTTCCTTTAGGTTTATATCCAATAACAACTTTTGAAATAGCTCCTGGATTAAAGGTCTCAGTTACTACAGCTTGACATGCATCAAAAGGTTCAAAGTAAAAGTGTAGCACAGCCGGCTTCTTACCCGGTTTTATTTTTTTACCTTCTTTGCGGTCTTGGTATGGTGTAATTGCATTTGTTCTGTATCCGTAAGTCCAAATTTTTGGCACTCCTCTGCCTTCATCGCTTCCTTCTACCATATAGGGCCAGCGCGTTTTCTGGGCAATTGCGTTGTTGTGTAATGTCAATATGCCTAATAGAGCAATAATAAAGGGTGTTAGTTTGATTTTCAATGAAACTTGTTTTTTTTCAGGCGTAAAAGTAATTAAATTTTGAATATTACAATATCTCTATCTCCTGTTCTGAAATAGTATTGAAGTAATCTATATATTTTATTAAGATAGATTGTAAAAGTTCTTGAATTTCATCTACATGATTGGATGAAACGAGTTGAGTCCTGATATTTTTAAAGTCAGGCAGCCCTTTAAAGTATCCGGCATAGTGTCTCCTCATTTCAACAATGCCTATATGTTCGCCTTTCCATTCAATATTTTTTTCAAAATGGATTTTACATGTTGCCACTCTTTCTTCAAGTGTAGGAGGGGGGAGCAGTTGCCCGTATTGAAGGAAATGTTTGATTTCTCTGAAAATCCAAGGGTATCCAATGGCTGCCCTTCCAATCATAATACCATCAACACAATATTTGTTTTTCATTTCTAAAGCTTTTTGTGGAGAATCAATATCTCCATTGCCGAAAATTGGAATATTTATTCTGGGATTTTCCTTTATTTTCCCAATCAGAGACCAATCAGCAGAGCCTTTGTATAATTGAACGCGAGTTCTGCCATGGATGGTGAGAGCTTGGATACCTACATCTTGCAACTGTTCAGCAACTGTTTCAATATTTTTTGTGTTGTCATCCCACCCTAAACGGGTTTTCACAGTAACGGGCAGGTGTGTAGCCTTTACCATTGCTTCTGTGATTGATTTCATCTTAGGGATATTTGTCAAGATGCCTGCACCTGCACCTTTGCAAACAACTTTTTTTACCGGACAGCCGTAATTTATGTCAATCAAATCAGGATTCGCTTGAGTTGCAATTTCACACGCTTCTTTCATGCTGTCAATTTCACCTCCAAAGAGTTGAATCCCAATTGGACGTTCATATTCAAAGATGTCGAGTTTTTGAGTGCTTTTAGCTGCATCTCGGATAAGCCCTTCTGATGAAATAAACTCTGTGTACATGAGGTCTGCACCGTTAATTTTGCACACATAGCGAAACGGAGGATCACTCACATCTTCCATCGGTGCTAATAGCAACGGAAAATCAGGCAGTTGTATATTGGCTATTTTTAGCAAATTTGCACAGCGTTATAAGTCACGGCAAATGTAAGTATTTATGCAATCTCAGTTTGACCCAAAACACAGAATTCAATATTCATCAAGGCTCTTGGTGTTAGTGGGGATTTTTATTTTGTGTAATTTTATGATTTTCCCACTTATTGGGTTCTCCGCAATTGCTTATGTTTATGAAATAGGGGTGATGGAGATTCCAAATGTCTTAGCCTCTCCGTCAGCATATTCCTATGGTGTGAATGTGATGTTATGGTTACAAATTATTACATCGTTTGGAGGATTTTTTGTGTCATCTTTTGTTTTCTTAAAATCATATAGTTACCCACCCTTTGAGTATTTGAAACTAAATAAAATGCCTGTCGTTAAAGCAATCTTACTCTGTTTGTTCATTATTGTTGCAAACATTGGTATAGTGAGTTTGTTAGGAGGGTTGAATTATCGCATTCCAATTCCTGAATTTGGCGGATTGCAAGAAATTGCTGCAAGGATGAATGAAAGAGCATCTGCAATGATGGAATCTATGCTGGTTATGAATGGATTGAGTGATTTGCTTATTCGTCTCTTTGTTATGGCATTATTGCCTGCATTTGTAGAGGAAGTTTTTTTTAGAGGCTTGCTTCAACGTTTTATAACAGAATGGTTTGGGTCTATTTGGACAGGTATCATAGTGAGTGCGCTCGTGTTTGCGTTATTCCATTTTAGGATAACCCAAATTCTTCCTATCTTCTTTGTTGGGTTGTTGTTTGGGTATATTTATTATCGAACAGGAAATTTGTATTATACAATATTGATGCATTTTGTACATAATGGCTCAATCGTTATTTTGACTTATTTAGTGAGAGATAAGGATGCGCAAGCATTTATGCAAGAGGACTATATTCCCGGATGGGAGTGGATTGTGCCATCAATTTTTGGACTTGTCATTGGAGTTTATTTTCTGTTGAAGCTTTTCCCTTTACAGCCTAATTCTAAAAATGTATTAAATCAAAATGGAGGTGATAATGAGTAACTTTATGACCCGTGCTATTACGGGAATTGTTTTTGTGCTTGTTGTACTGGGTGCGGTACTCTGGCGCATCGAAGCCTTTAAAGTGTTAATTATGTTAATCAGTGCAGTTAGTTTGTTTGAATTTTTAAGACTATACAAAGATCGAGATAATAGCGTGAACCCTTATTTCGGTGCAATATCCGGAGGGATTGTTTTGCTTTTGTATTCTTTCTTTAGATTAGAGATGAATGTTGCTGCTTTCTTCCTTCTTATCATTGTTCCATTATGTTTAGTCTTAAATCAATTGTTCACTTATAAAAAAGATATATTCTCCTCTGCCGGACTGTTGTTGGCAGGGAATTTTTATTTTGTATATCCTTTTGCAATGTTACTGACATTTTTAGAGAATTATAATGGAGATTATAAGCCCGAAATCTTTATATACTTACTTGTAATTGTTTGGTGTAATGACACTTTTGCGTATCTTGGAGGTAAGTTGCTTGGTAAGCATAAGCTCATGCCGAAGGTGTCGCCTAATAAGACTGTAGAGGGCTTTGTGTCGGGCTTGGTTTTCGCTGGGATAGCCTCATTCCTTATGTGTTATTTTGGTCTGTTTCAGGTACAAATCCCTTGGTATAAGCATATAATCATAGGTGTATTTTTTGGAACAGCGGCTACCATAGGCGATCTCATTCAGTCTTCTGTTAAGCGTATGGCGGGTGCAAAAGATAGCGGCAACATCTTCCCCGGTCATGGAGGAATGTGGGATAGGTTTGATGGTCTGATTGCTGTTGTCTGGGTTTATATTCTCAGTTCCCCATTTTTTATGTAGAAGAAATCGAAGGTTGTGCATTAGTACAATCATCTTTGGTACAAACGGTTATTTATATTTTCTATAAGTGTGAGTGTCTGTAGATTTAGTCATGCACTTTATGTTGTTGTTCAATCTCTAATATTAATCACGAAGAGCATGGAAAATCTACATTCTTTTTGATGTTTCTTTTTGGTGTTAATCTAATTATAACTGTTATGAACGTAAGGGTGCCAACTCCGAATATAGTCATTGATACTGATAGAACATGTGATAGGGTAAGTGTAAGCAGTGCGCCAATGCCATTGGTTAAATAATGTTAAATAATTAACAAGTCTGTTGCATCAATAGGCAACATAGTAAAAGTTGTTTTACAAAAGGTGCTTCAAAGATTCCAATGAGGTGATTTTGACTCAGGAAAATGCTACTATCTTTATTATTAGATTAAAATTGAAGAATAATTGCGCAGTACCTAAATTTGCTAAATCTTTGCGTACTTTACAAGCTGAATCATAACATGCTTTTACCATTCTTTAACGGGCTGCTGGAAGGGATTGTTATCTCCTTGTTGCTATTTGGTCCGGCATTCTTCAAATTGTTGAATGTCAGTATGCAGTCAGGAAGATTTAAAGGCTGGTGGTTGGCAACCGGTGTGCTGTTGAGTGATTTGGTGGTTGTGTTGTTATTAATTTATGGACTCTCGGGTTTGTTTGAAAATGTGCACTTTAAGCAATTTTATAGTCTGACAGCCGGTATTGCTATGGTTCTGTTAGGGTTGAAATATGTGAGAAGTTCTTATAGGATTTTCTTGAAATCATATAGAGAAAGGAGCAAAGGGAGTAAGAGTCTGTTAAGTGGCTTTGGGTTGAACTTGATTAACCCTTTTACTTTTGTACTTTGGTTTAATGTTTTAGGTGCAATCAGTTTAAAGTACAGTTCGGGAGAGCATTATAGAACTAATTTGATTTTAAATCTTTTGGGGATTCTATTAACTTTGTATTTGATGGATATCTTAAAAGTTGTAATGGCTGATTTTATTGGTAGGAAGATTGGACATCGTACTTTTTATCACCTCAATCGCTACTTTGGAGGTGTCTTTATAATCATTGGTTTAGTCTTTCTCTTTTTGTTCTTTAAATTATTATTTACATAATTGTAACTCAATCATGATGGCAACTTATGTAGATATTAATACACTTGTCAATGTAACTCTTGCACTTATTA
The sequence above is drawn from the Bacteroidia bacterium genome and encodes:
- the dusB gene encoding tRNA dihydrouridine synthase DusB, which gives rise to MLKIANIQLPDFPLLLAPMEDVSDPPFRYVCKINGADLMYTEFISSEGLIRDAAKSTQKLDIFEYERPIGIQLFGGEIDSMKEACEIATQANPDLIDINYGCPVKKVVCKGAGAGILTNIPKMKSITEAMVKATHLPVTVKTRLGWDDNTKNIETVAEQLQDVGIQALTIHGRTRVQLYKGSADWSLIGKIKENPRINIPIFGNGDIDSPQKALEMKNKYCVDGIMIGRAAIGYPWIFREIKHFLQYGQLLPPPTLEERVATCKIHFEKNIEWKGEHIGIVEMRRHYAGYFKGLPDFKNIRTQLVSSNHVDEIQELLQSILIKYIDYFNTISEQEIEIL
- a CDS encoding CPBP family intramembrane metalloprotease — encoded protein: MQSQFDPKHRIQYSSRLLVLVGIFILCNFMIFPLIGFSAIAYVYEIGVMEIPNVLASPSAYSYGVNVMLWLQIITSFGGFFVSSFVFLKSYSYPPFEYLKLNKMPVVKAILLCLFIIVANIGIVSLLGGLNYRIPIPEFGGLQEIAARMNERASAMMESMLVMNGLSDLLIRLFVMALLPAFVEEVFFRGLLQRFITEWFGSIWTGIIVSALVFALFHFRITQILPIFFVGLLFGYIYYRTGNLYYTILMHFVHNGSIVILTYLVRDKDAQAFMQEDYIPGWEWIVPSIFGLVIGVYFLLKLFPLQPNSKNVLNQNGGDNE
- a CDS encoding phosphatidate cytidylyltransferase, with protein sequence MSNFMTRAITGIVFVLVVLGAVLWRIEAFKVLIMLISAVSLFEFLRLYKDRDNSVNPYFGAISGGIVLLLYSFFRLEMNVAAFFLLIIVPLCLVLNQLFTYKKDIFSSAGLLLAGNFYFVYPFAMLLTFLENYNGDYKPEIFIYLLVIVWCNDTFAYLGGKLLGKHKLMPKVSPNKTVEGFVSGLVFAGIASFLMCYFGLFQVQIPWYKHIIIGVFFGTAATIGDLIQSSVKRMAGAKDSGNIFPGHGGMWDRFDGLIAVVWVYILSSPFFM
- a CDS encoding LysE family transporter, with the protein product MLLPFFNGLLEGIVISLLLFGPAFFKLLNVSMQSGRFKGWWLATGVLLSDLVVVLLLIYGLSGLFENVHFKQFYSLTAGIAMVLLGLKYVRSSYRIFLKSYRERSKGSKSLLSGFGLNLINPFTFVLWFNVLGAISLKYSSGEHYRTNLILNLLGILLTLYLMDILKVVMADFIGRKIGHRTFYHLNRYFGGVFIIIGLVFLFLFFKLLFT